A stretch of DNA from Candidatus Eisenbacteria bacterium:
TTCTTGCCGAGGTAGTCGGACAGGCTCACCGGATTCCCGTTCTGGTCCTTGAGCGTGAAGTCGGGTGCCTTGTCCCCCACCTTGAGCGTCGACGTCCGGTCCAGGGTCGCCTCCATGATGCTACCTCCCCACGAGAATGGCCCGGGATCGGGCTCCGGCTTATTCGGCGGTGACCGTGCTCGGCTCCGCACCCTTCAGGCGCTCCAGCGTCTCCGGGTCGTTCACGCCGGTCTGGACCTCCTTCGGGATGTAGTCGAGCAGGTGCTTGAGCGAGAGGGACTCCTTCACGAGCGAGCGCGCCACGACCATGCGCTGCACCTGGTTCGTCCCCTCGTAGATCTGCGTGATCTTGGCGTCACGCATGTACTTCTCGATCGGGTAGTCGCGCATGTAGCCGTAGCCGCCGAAGATCTGGACGGCGTTCGTGGTGACCTCCATGGCGACGTCCGTGGCGAAGAGCTTGCACATGGCGGAGAGCTTCGAGACGTTCGGGGCGCCGCTGTCCACCGCCCGCGCCGCGGTGTAGACGAGCTGGCGCGCGGCCTCGACCTTCGTGGCCATGTCGGCGAGCATCGCCTGGATCATCTGGAAGGACGAGATCGGGGCGCCGAACTGCTCGCGGTGGCCCGCGTAGACCATCGCGTACTCGAGCGCGCCCTGCGCCAGGCCGACGGCCTGGGCCGCCACGCCGGGACGCGCCTTGTCGAGCGTCGCCATGGCGTGCTTGAAGCCCATGCCCGCGGACTCGCCGAGGAGATTCTTCGCGGGGACGCGGCAATTCTCGAAGTGGATCTCCACGACCGGGACGGCGCGGATCCCCATCTTGTCCTCGACCTTGCCGATCCGGAAGCCGGGCATCCCCTTCTCCACCATGAGCGCGCTGATCCGCCGGGACTTGGAGCCGGCGTCGGTCACGCAGAACACGGTGTAGATGTCGGCGGCGCCGCCGTTCGTGTTCCACTTCTTCTCGCCGTTCAGGACGTAGTGGTCGCCCTCGAGGGTCGCGTTGCACCGCAGGCTCGCCGCGTCGCTCCCCGCGAACTTCTCGGAGAGGCCGAACGAGATGAGCTTCTCGCCCTTGGCGATCGGGGTGAGCCAGCGGTGCTTCTGCTCTTCCGTCCCGCCGACCATGACGGGGAAGGTGCCGAGCGCGTTCACGGCGTAGAGCACGCCCACGCCGCCGCACGCGCGCGAGAGCTCCTCGACGCAGATGCAGAGGTCGAGCACGCCGCCTCCCCCGCCGCCGTACTCCTTGGAGATCCAGACCCCCATGAGCCCGGCCTTGGCGATGGCTTCCTTGATGTCCCAGGGGTATTCCTGGAGCCGGTCGTACTTGGCGGCGTTCGGCCGCACGACCTTCTCCGCGACCTCGCGGGCCCGCTCCCGCCACATGAGATTTTGCTCGCTCAGAAATCCGGACACGTTGTCCCCCGTTCTTGGAGTAAGACCCCGATTATCGTTCAGAGGGTCGCGGTTGGCTACCCCGACTTTCGCGCCGGCGCGCTCGCCCGGCCCGGCGTAACGAACCTGCTGTCCGCCACATAGAACCTCCAGGGCATGAGGTCCCAGGGCTTCGCCGCGGTCTCGCAGCCGATGCGCGCCGAGGTGGCGATTCGAGCGCTCGGAACGGGAGTCCCTTCCTCGATCCAGAGCTCCCTCCCGAGGAGATCCGCGCGGTTGTGCCGGAGG
This window harbors:
- a CDS encoding acyl-CoA dehydrogenase family protein, which translates into the protein MSGFLSEQNLMWRERAREVAEKVVRPNAAKYDRLQEYPWDIKEAIAKAGLMGVWISKEYGGGGGGVLDLCICVEELSRACGGVGVLYAVNALGTFPVMVGGTEEQKHRWLTPIAKGEKLISFGLSEKFAGSDAASLRCNATLEGDHYVLNGEKKWNTNGGAADIYTVFCVTDAGSKSRRISALMVEKGMPGFRIGKVEDKMGIRAVPVVEIHFENCRVPAKNLLGESAGMGFKHAMATLDKARPGVAAQAVGLAQGALEYAMVYAGHREQFGAPISSFQMIQAMLADMATKVEAARQLVYTAARAVDSGAPNVSKLSAMCKLFATDVAMEVTTNAVQIFGGYGYMRDYPIEKYMRDAKITQIYEGTNQVQRMVVARSLVKESLSLKHLLDYIPKEVQTGVNDPETLERLKGAEPSTVTAE